Proteins encoded together in one Synechococcus sp. A15-62 window:
- the thrC gene encoding threonine synthase produces the protein MQDWPGLIEAYRSWLPVSDATPVISLREGATPLIPVPSVAEQIGKGVKVFVKYDGLNPTGSFKDRGMTMAISKAKEAGCEAVICASTGNTSAAAAAYARRGGMRAFVLIPDGYVAQGKLAQALVYGAEVLAIRGNFDRALDIVREAAEKYPVTLVNSVNPYRLQGQKTAAFEIVDALGDAPDWLCIPMGNAGNITAYWMGFQEYQQAGRSRSLPRMMGFQASGSAPLVNNTTVTDPETIATAIRIGNPVNRAKALAAREASNGAFLDVTDAEILAAYKLLGGQEGIFCEPASAASVAGLLKRKDEVPAGATVVCVLTGNGLKDPDCAISNNDAAFHTDLNPDLGTVASVMGF, from the coding sequence ATGCAGGACTGGCCTGGACTGATTGAGGCCTATCGCAGCTGGCTGCCCGTCAGCGATGCGACCCCGGTGATCAGCCTGCGTGAAGGCGCCACCCCTTTAATCCCCGTTCCATCGGTTGCGGAACAGATCGGTAAGGGCGTGAAGGTGTTCGTGAAATACGACGGCCTGAACCCCACAGGGTCCTTCAAGGACCGGGGCATGACCATGGCCATCAGCAAAGCCAAGGAAGCCGGTTGTGAAGCGGTGATTTGTGCCAGCACGGGCAACACCAGTGCTGCAGCTGCGGCCTATGCCAGGCGGGGTGGGATGCGTGCGTTCGTGTTGATCCCGGATGGCTATGTCGCCCAGGGAAAACTGGCTCAGGCGCTGGTGTACGGGGCTGAGGTCTTGGCGATCCGCGGCAACTTCGACCGCGCCCTCGACATCGTTCGGGAAGCGGCAGAGAAGTATCCCGTCACCCTTGTGAACTCGGTGAACCCCTACCGGCTGCAGGGCCAGAAGACGGCGGCCTTCGAAATCGTGGATGCCCTGGGTGATGCACCCGACTGGCTGTGCATTCCCATGGGCAACGCCGGGAACATCACCGCCTATTGGATGGGTTTTCAGGAATATCAGCAGGCCGGCCGAAGCCGCAGCCTGCCCCGAATGATGGGATTCCAGGCCAGCGGATCCGCCCCACTGGTGAACAACACCACAGTGACGGACCCCGAAACCATCGCCACCGCCATCCGCATTGGTAACCCGGTGAACCGAGCCAAGGCCCTGGCAGCACGCGAGGCCAGCAACGGCGCATTCCTGGATGTGACCGACGCGGAGATCCTCGCGGCCTACAAGCTTCTGGGCGGCCAGGAGGGAATCTTCTGCGAACCCGCCAGCGCTGCCTCTGTGGCAGGCCTGCTTAAGCGAAAAGATGAAGTACCAGCCGGCGCAACAGTGGTCTGCGTTCTGACCGGCAACGGCCTCAAGGATCCCGACTGCGCCATCAGCAACAACGACGCCGCCTTCCACACCGATCTCAATCCCGATCTGGGCACCGTCGCCAGTGTCATGGGCTTCTGA